In Cryptomeria japonica chromosome 10, Sugi_1.0, whole genome shotgun sequence, a genomic segment contains:
- the LOC131076882 gene encoding uncharacterized protein LOC131076882 produces the protein MGGIGFLMTRVTVRVYVVLLVLLGLHIHCSAAQVEAKSIVEDHHNFEFENATEGFIQNNESDNVSEGFIENSESDNLSEEFIGNLPGVGLESNFQLGGMLGRLKDVFDVVWRVLVRLPQFLIEISPFIFGLWQLMDKIRYRNPNLMFPSAKELEMQTIEKIFRLADDRQSFHFILNPRRSLSFDSARELNRGWRHVVGNHCSGLPFYSLITAFHKRYGIVSQSHNQPWPAQKVLNSKAKIAVEGETSNSSTIYLDCLSIEQILARLPLPSLMRMKCVSKTWKNIICASPSFWSLYNSLNSNYLVVQHTTEGSHGIIFFSPSLNHWFRIPLPLQWRKQNVSHFNPPSVVQLCAVGGGLFLFVDWDSGEISNPVVLNPLTKQYMVLPDFPFHQNWQTELAFELITDLSSNHFKVIVISSNIGDPSKVCSLIYNSSSNMWKTGNARGARPWRSIGHPWWRTTAHPWRSTVHEAVVYCTSTYGVHVACYNIHSAEFEYLEIEERLPQLVDYLDSDENPHATLPSLVVCGEKLILVGRLQSPRSILGRLPVIKHSLVGLWELDLRLKSKSWSLISESPLDLLEAAVKSSDGTDFLVASDGRDGIWFMLRGSKNLLRFNLSSMEWSLLPGCPGEDIMDTSTRRAFSTPFRISPHC, from the coding sequence ATGGGAGGAATTGGGTTCTTAATGACCAGGGTTACGGTTAGGGTATATGTTGTTCTGCTTGTTCTGCTTGGCCTGCATATTCATTGCAGTGCTGCTCAAGTAGAAGCTAAAAGCATAGTTGAAGATCAtcacaattttgaatttgagaatGCAACAGAGGGTTTTATTCAGAATAATGAATCTGATAATGTATCGGAGGGTTTCATTGAGAATTCTGAATCAGATAATTTATCAGAGGAATTTATTGGTAATTTGCCGGGAGTAGGATTGGAAAGCAATTTTCAGTTGGGTGGTATGCTGGGTAGGTTGAAGGATGTTTTTGATGTTGTTTGGAGGGTTTTGGTGAGGCTTCCCCAATTCTTAATTGAAATTAGCCCTTTCATTTTTGGCTTGTGGCAATTAATGGATAAGATCAGGTATAGGAATCCAAATCTAATGTTTCCAAGTGCTAAGGAGTTGGAGATGCAGACGATCGAAAAGATTTTCCGCTTAGCAGATGACCGACAGTCTTTTCATTTTATCTTAAACCCCAGAAGATCATTATCATTTGATAGCGCCAGAGAACTCAACCGTGGATGGCGCCACGTAGTAGGTAACCACTGTTCAGGCCTTCCCTTTTATTCTTTAATAACAGCTTTTCACAAACGTTATGGGATAGTGTCACAGAGCCATAATCAGCCATGGCCTGCACAGAAAGTGCTAAATTCTAAAGCAAAAATAGCAGTTGAAGGAGAAACCAGTAATTCTTCTACAATCTATTTGGATTGTCTTTCAATTGAGCAGATTCTTGCAAGGCTTCCTCTGCCCTCTTTGATGAGGATGAAATGTGTATCCAAGACATGGAAAAATATAATATGTGCGTCACCATCTTTCTGGTCTCTCTACAACTCTTTGAATTCAAACTATCTTGTTGTGCAGCACACTACCGAGGGCTCACATGGTATTATCTTCTTCAGCCCTTCTCTAAACCACTGGTTCCGAATCCCCTTACCCTTACAGTGGAGAAAACAGAACGTCTCCCACTTCAATCCACCTTCTGTTGTCCAACTCTGTGCAGTGGGTGGTGGACTGTTCCTCTTTGTGGATTGGGATTCCGGGGAGATTTCTAATCCTGTTGTACTCAACCCTTTAACTAAACAATACATGGTTCTGCCGGATTTTCCCTTTCATCAGAATTGGCAGACTGAATTGGCTTTTGAACTGATCACTGACCTTAGTTCAAACCACTTTAAAGTTATTGTAATTTCAAGCAACATTGGTGACCCATCAAAAGTATGCTCTCTGATATACAATTCCAGTTCGAATATGTGGAAAACTGGTAATGCTAGGGGGGCAAGACCCTGGAGAAGCATCGGACACCCCTGGTGGAGAACAACTGCACACCCCTGGAGGAGTACCGTACATGAAGCGGTGGTATACTGCACAAGTACATATGGTGTTCATGTGGCTTGTTATAACATTCACAGTGCTGAATTTGAATATCTAGAGATTGAAGAACGGCTGCCTCAGCTGGTGGATTATCTTGACTCTGATGAGAACCCTCATGCTACACTGCCTTCCTTAGTGGTGTGTGGTGAGAAGTTGATTTTGGTGGGGAGATTGCAGAGCCCCAGGTCCATCTTGGGCCGCTTACCTGTGATAAAGCACAGTTTGGTGGGGCTGTGGGAATTGGATTTAAGATTAAAGTCTAAGAGTTGGTCTCTAATTTCTGAGTCTCCCCTGGATTTATTGGAAGCTGCTGTCAAGTCATCAGATGGTACAGattttttagttgcatcagatggCAGGGATGGGATTTGGTTTATGCTTAGAGGAAGCAAAAACCTGTTGAGGTTTAATTTGAGTTCCATGGAGTGGAGTTTGTTGCCTGGGTGCCCAGGTGAAGATATAATGGATACCAGTACAAGAAGGGCGTTTTCAACACCCTTCAGAATATCCCCGCATTGTTGA